The Polyangium mundeleinium genome contains the following window.
CCGTCGTAATAAGGCCCGATGAGGATGAAGAGCCCGAGGCAGAAGAGGGCCGCGGAGAGCGCGGCGCCGAACGCCGAGCCTCCCCAGCCCTGCTTGTCGACGTTGAACGAGCGCGTCCGGTCGCAAGGCGGCTCGCCGCAGACGGGGCAAACGGCGTCGTTCGGGGTGCGCTCGCCGCACGTGAGGCAATGGGCGAGCGCCTCGTCGGGCACACCCCGCGCCTTGCCGCTCTCACCGGAGAGTTCGCGCACGCCGCTCACCAGCGCCCCCGTGCCGATGGTGCCGAGGAGCAACACGATGCCTCCCTGGATGAGGACGGCGAGGACCGGATGCCCATGGATGGGCGCCGAGAGCATACCGAACGCGAGGGCAAGGCAAAAGATCGCGAGCGCAAACCAGAAGACCGCCGTGAGATGCCGGCTGCGCTTGTCGAAATCGAGGTCGCCCTGCACGAGGCGAGCTTACCAGCCAAGGGCCAGGCTGCGCCACCCTCGTCGTAAGCTCAATCTTTCACCCAGAGCCGCAGGAACGGAATGCCGCGTGTCTCCTCGGGCAGGTACACGAATCCCGGGGGGAGCGCGCCGCCGAATCCGTGGAACGTCACGACACACGTGCCGCGCCGGGCCCGCGCGAGCGCGGCCTCGACCCGGGCGGCGTCCTCGGAGGCGCGCTGCTCGGAGAGCGGGATCGTCCGGTCGACCCATTCCGAGGGCGCGAAGGTGCCTTCCTCGAAGGGGTTGAACAGGTAAAAACCATCGTACGCGTCGAAATCGACGTCGTCGAGCGTGCCGTGGATCAAGGTGACGCGCGGAATGGCGTACGTCGCGAGGAGCTCCCGGCCGGCCACGACGAGGCCCTCGCGCTGCTCGACGCCGGAAACCTCGAGGTCGGTCGTGAGCGCCGCGACGACGCAGAATTTCCCCATGCCGGCGCCGATGTCGAGCACGCGGCGCGCGCCGTGTTTCGCGAAGAGGGTCGCGGCGTGGCGGGCCACGTCGACCGGGGTCCAGTATCGATGGGAGAGCTTGCGGATGCGCTCGGG
Protein-coding sequences here:
- a CDS encoding class I SAM-dependent methyltransferase, with the protein product MTSRASGSTSRNEARRVLLAEVAAGRTVSDVAFDRLYPERIRKLSHRYWTPVDVARHAATLFAKHGARRVLDIGAGMGKFCVVAALTTDLEVSGVEQREGLVVAGRELLATYAIPRVTLIHGTLDDVDFDAYDGFYLFNPFEEGTFAPSEWVDRTIPLSEQRASEDAARVEAALARARRGTCVVTFHGFGGALPPGFVYLPEETRGIPFLRLWVKD